The region GATGCCATATAACCATTTTAAAccggttaccaatgcaattttAGCAGTACAAAGTAGTACAAAGTCATAGCCACAGTCTCGTATACCATTAGCCAATAAGCATTCGGGATATGAAACAACCGATTTATAATTAAAGATTAATCAAGATTAAACAGCTAGGCTGCTGGTTCATAACTAACAATAAAGATTGAAtaggctgcatttacacagggtgcccaaaaatgtttttgggccaatcagatcagctctgaacaagtgtgtttgtgggtgtgtgtgagcgggGCTTCCAAGTGATATATTCACAGGTCTCCGTTTCTGATTCAAGCCCAATCATCGCTGTGCCTAGATGGTGCAGGGCCGACAACTGAAGCTTTCTTAAACCATTGAGGTTTGTGTGAAACCAACTATCTGTTATAATATAATGGATGATGAAGGTCAGAGTGTCACAGTGTCCACTACATAGTATTGTTaccaatgaaaatgttttctaaacTCTAACAGGATTTGATCTACTTGTAACCGACTGTAACCTGCTGTGACACCACTGAAGTTACTAATGTTGTTTCAAAGCATCTTGGCATCAGAGAACTTAGGGAGCCTGCATTCTGCAACAAACTTCGGAACAGCACGTGATTAATCACATGCCATTTGTCACATGCTATTTTTAACAAACATTAGCAGACTGTGTGGAAAGCAATCATTAGAGCTTTGAAAACTGAACGGTGTGCTGGAGTTCCCGTTTCAATCGTCACGTCACTGTTTGTACCTCAATCCCTCCTTCAGGGAACCAGGTTTACAGACCTCATCTAAAGTTTCCTTACAGTCTATAATTTCCAAACATCACTGATTTGAACATACAATCAAACCCCAATCCGGCTAAGCAGAAGTTTGAATCAGGCAGCCCATGGAAGTCTACCTGATCTGGCTGGACAACGCACTGAACCAGgaagtccaaaacaaacagtctTGCACACAAGCGTCCAGTCACTTAGGCAACAAGGCATATGCAGGCTGCCTACTCACTCTTTCCTCTCCCAGCCAACAGTAGACTAGGACCTGGGCAGGTAGCCATGACATAGACACAACAAAACCTCACAAAGAAAACCTGAGAATGGTGCAACCAACAAAAAACATCAGGTCTGCAGCAGTCCAGAAAAATTGCTTGTTAACGtgagagatggatggataatGGCAAGAATAGTGCAGGCTAACAGGCAGGCACAGTGATAATAATCAATCAAAGGTAtttaaaagccctttttacaacagcagttgtcacaaagtgcttttacagaaacatccggccttaaaccccaatgagcaaacaacagtagttttgaatttcagtggctaggaaaaactccctaagaaggcctaattttaggaagaaacctaaaggacccaggctcagaggggtgaccagtcctcttctggctgtgccgggtgagatattaagagcccaattggaataattaataaatacatgtgagctgaatccagagtctatttaaatttagactagttCAAAAGTATGACcggatggacagggacagcaacaggccccccaaaccaggtactccacaggtgtgaaccaggacctcatgtcctcctaaagtttaaaatgggaggagactgggaaaattcagaaaatgcattcctcatatcaacaatgatttatagtggagaaggagaacttagagGATAAGGAGAattgacccaatcccccagcacaatagtatagcagcgtaagaccttggaactgagtaCAACCGTGGTGTGCAGAACAGCCTCTCTAAACACGCCAGTACTTTTCACAGACAGGATACTGCAGCAAACCACCATGACAGGTTCCAATCCGATCATTTATAAACCATTATCTCTAGTGTGCCTGAGACCATCAACTCTGGACAACTAAAGAgtggaaaaacatttcctggTCCAACGAATCCCGAGTCCTGTTGGGTCATACTGATGGGGGAGTTAGGATTTGGTGTAAACAGCATATGTCTGTGGACTCATCCTGTCTGGTGTCAATGATCAGAGGATGTTTAGCTGACATACTTTCTTGATAACAATTCAGGAACATAAACTACAGCGTACCTGAACATGGTTGCTGACCAGGCACATCCCTTTATACCGAATGTTTACCCTTTACATgaatacttttgttttttgtttaaatacattttggtgggATATTTTgacaatgtattatttattatatagcGTTATGGAAATGACCCAAGTGGATACATGAAGGTGGGAGACACTGGGTGACGCGTTGGAGGGAACTGTTCCCCAGTCTtaggaagggggaggggctgtGTTTGTCTAAGCTGGGAGCGTTGTCACTCGATCACAGGCTCTGCACATGGACACTCTCAGAAAAGTCATGCAGCACATCACACAGCATGTATTGTCCCCTCAGTGGTTCCAGGAATATGAGTGTGTTCAGTTTACTTGCTTAGTCCACTGACCAGtcaccctgacctcaacccGATAGATCATCTTTGGGATGAGATGGAACGGGCTGCGTGACGACATCGCAACAGCATGGACCAACAGTCTTGTGGAACTACCTCCAGCATTTTAGAATCCACATCCCAAATATTCTGGCTATTCTGGAAGGAAATAGATCTGATCCGGTACCAAAAGGGTTTGCCTAATAAACTGGCTTCTGAGTGTAGTATTACACTGCAAATGAAACAAGCAGTTGGTTTTACTCACAATCTCCCTCAATTCATCAATTAACATAATGTTTTGAAAGGGATGTTTTTTTGAAAATTGAATGGGGTGTGCAGTGTATGTTTGATTTAAGTAAAAGAATAACACACAGCTTAAAAACTGACCAGAGACGTCTTCTGTATACGAGCCTGAGCAGGGGGGAGTCGGGCCAGACGAGCTTCATAATTTGCTTTCAGTTTCTGGTTCAACCGTGAGGCCTCTTCTATGGGTGTGAGCTCCcttataaagacacacacagaaacatgcaaATATGTTTAATCACATTACCATaggtataaaaatgtattcattctaCAACTGTTATATGTTACTATCAAAATAATTAactttgtatttaaataaatatgaaatacaaAGTGAATTATTCTGTAACAAGGAATCAACTGTAACAAGGTTTTGCAGTGACGACCATAACTTAATAGGAGATcacttttgaaatgtaataaacaaaGGGCTTCTGCTTTCACTGTTGAGTGGCTATTTCCAGCACCGTGCTCTTTGTCCTCACTCCccaaaatgtgttgttctgtttttctgataaCAACTCACTTCCTTGTGTCCAGTGACTCCATTGCCTGAAACCTTTGGAAGACTTCTGGGGGCAGGAACGGGGagacctctcctcccccctcagAGAGAACTCTGCAGTGTCCACGCCTAGAGTTGAGTTTAGAATCCATACCTGGCTCTTGGGGTGAAACtgaaggagagacaaaaagatgATTAAGTTTTGGGAAAAGGTCACTGAAAGACTAGTAACTGAAGATGAATATATTTACCAATCTTTCCAGGGCTTACTGCAACAGATGGGGCTGTGCCCGAGACAAGGCTGGGTTCTGCCAGGTTGGTAGTTGTgatgatggaggagggagaaggatgGGATTCATCTTCCCTTCCTATGAATGACTTGGCTCTCTCCAAACACTGCTCCGCCAACTTTAACATCTTTTCCACCTCCACTGCTACCATTTCTCCCTCCTCTGGGtgaggaaaaacaaaataaaaacactataaTACTGTATCCCCCATCTACTGCAACTATATTAAAACAATCCAGGCTAACAACTGATTAAAATATCAGAATCTGCTCGGGAGTACTATTTCATCAAGGGTGATAGTCATCTTGTTTATGCTTTGTTGTGAAAGTGGGACAAAGGTATCGTTATATGAGCAGACTCCTTACTGAGCTCAGAGACATTTGTTTTGCCATAAAAATGTAGCTAAAGGCAGGCCCGATCTTGAAAGCACCATAACATCTGGAAGTAGATTTGTTTATGGTTGTCACCTATTTCGTAATAGCATATAATCTAGGTCCCAATCTCATTTTACCTATTGACGCAGCATCTTCCAACAGCGCGTGGGAAATGAAGTTAATACTTCTCAAGTATTCACAGTATGCTTCCTAGAGAGAAAAACAAGGTATTCATGTTCAACAGTCGAAACATAATAGCTTCACAGATATATTAGATAATTCCAACAAGGCAACTGAAGCTCGTTTTTGCAGATGATAGTTCAGTAAAAATATATTGCCACTGCAGGCATTGGATTGCTGTAAAACTTCTTCATTTGGAAGCATGACATTATATACCTTATGTCGGTTCCCTGCGTCCAATTGTATAGCCACTTTAGCCATTCTCATTGCATTTTGAAGTGGCTTCATGCCACCGTCAACGACGGCAGCGGCCATGGTTGTTGTTGTCACTGATAGTTGAATTTTCCGGAAGCAAAGATTTCCACAGCCGCCAGATGGCGGTACAGTGTGCTAGTTGCATTActacttgttttgtttttatactaCTTCCAGGTTTAGTTGTTTACAATAGCCATATGTAGCAACATAGCTTCCCAGCAGCTACATTAAGGTGTTTATCGTAGACCATCAAAATAAAAGTCGGTGGATTAACACTTCACCGAAATGATTTTTGCGGCTTCCCAAATTGTAGTTATTTGCATAGtacagttaaaacattttcagcaaatTGAAACATAATCTAGGAGAAATATAATTTTAGAAAACTACGATTTCATAATATATAAGGCATATAAGGTGGGACACTATAATAATTAGATGTAGCTTATGCAAAGGACTGTATAGAACATATAATACctttgtatttgttattttactAGGTACATTTACAGAACAATGTGGGCAGTACTTTCTCTTGTTGACTACAAGGACCTAGGGAATGTTGAGAAGAGTGCCTAAtttaaagcaataaaaaaagtacattgattttttaaaagcagtaaaatatcaaacatgacCATACATAATATTAATTGATGGGCACAGTTAAAAGAGAGAGctacatacataaaaaaatatatttaaacgtTTCATTTTCTAAAGACAGTGGATAAAGATAGAGGAGAGTGTATGTTGCTTAAAGAATGTTAAGACAGATTGTAATGTATACTGCAGCAAAACATGTACACTGGACAGAACCACCTGGCCACAGAACTACatacatataaaaacaacacagcaatCCATTGTTATAAGGTTTCAACAGGGTATCATCAGTTTATTGACTTACTGGGTATTTAGTCTTCATTTACTAGAGATTTAACATTAAGACCATATTGAGTATTCATAGCCCACTTTGACATCACCGTGTATTGCTATGGAAAGGGCGAagtaacatttttaaacaaatgaaattCCACTTAATAATACATATGAATCAGTGTTAATGTTAAGACcgttgtttgttttaaattataaattatgcTGCAAATTATTGATTGCTCTTAGGGGTTTTCGACTGATATCTATAAGTGCTGAGTGAAATGGGCAAAAAAGGGCAattgtaattataattaattGATTCTATAATATAGATTGATACCTGCCTACAATTTCGTGgctggcttttattttgaagatttCAGAAATTCCGTGAACCGGACGTACttttttaatatttgtaaaCGCTGGTATACAGCTACCGAGTATACTAGTTTGTGTTAGTTGAAAACGATGATGTATATTTTCCTAAACCACTAATGAAATGCTAAAACAATGACGACTCAGATTTGACGCAAATCGTGTTCTCTTCACTGAAAGTCGCAGTTACAAGTCTTAAACCAACTGTGGGTTAAAAACAGCTAACGTTGCTGTACGGACACTTCCCAATGTTAGATTCAATGCTGCCTGTACAGTACTCCACATTACCTTGATACGAAGTTTCTACGCATCCACCTTGTGAGTTGGGATTGTGTTatgaagaagagagggaggcgCGTACGGCTGCCCGATGTGCCCGCAGGTCAGAGAAAACAAACTCAGTCAGTGGCGGGGGTCAAGAAACCTACCGTGCGGCAAAGAAGACACAATAATGCTGCAAAAACAACTCCATCATCAGTTGCATTTGATGGATATTTCGAGGATGTTGGTGCAAATGACAAATCTGCAGGATTACAGTTGAGCACAACAGTATCTATGGAGACAGAAGGGGAGGAGCATCCAGATAACAGATCAAAGAAATCAGGTGAGTCCCACGctaaattattcacaaaaccAGTCCATATTTTGAGGTCAGTTACAGGTAGTTGTCAGGTGTGTTACCGTCATGTATAGGATTAGCTGATACGTCTTGTCAAATGCAATCTCCTTCCTTGACCCTTCCTACAGGTATGCACAGACTTAGCACTGCATTCTGTCGACTCTGTCATGGAAAGTTCTCACCACGGAGGCTGCGACATGCCTTCGACAAGTGGCCAGGGTCATCGGATGGGCTGCCTGAGACAGAGACGGCCCAGTCGCCACTGCTTTTCTACACAGACTTTCAGCGCCTTGTTGGAGTGCCGTTGAACCGGGATCCCCGTCTTTCACAGTTTGTCTGTAAGAACTGTCACACAAAATTCTACAAGTGCCACACTATCCTGCTCACATTTCTACAGAGGGTAAACCTCTTGCCCACTGTGAATGTGCACACCAGAGACAGGTGAGGAAAAGTGCAAGCAACAATAATGTCCCAGGTTAGAGACATCCCAGCTGAAGACACTTAAACATATCCCAGCTGAagacagttaaaaaaaacaattattcttttttgttttattgtggttTCAGGAAGACTACAGAATGCTCTCGAGAAACGCTAGATCCCTCCTTTTTGTGTAAGTGAATACATTCCGTCAGGACAAATTGATTACAGGAATTTGATACATGGACATAGCTGTCAAGGTTATAACCACCACTGTCATTAAATGTGCCATTTCTCTCACCTCAAACCTCTTGATCACCCCTACCTCCCCCAGCACCCACCATCTCCTCTGATCCCAAGTGTCTTCATAGCCTGGTGTCCTGGGCCCACCACCACGCAGAGGACTGCCGCTCTTGCCCTGACCTGAAGGAGGTGTTGGAGGGGCAGGAGGGGCAGCGCTGGGGCTCGGTCAGGGCCGTCTGGGGTTGCGTGGATGGACATAGGTATGTGATGGACACACAGACCAGTCCGCCCAGAGCAAACCCTGGCCACACCGAGAGTGATCCCCTGCTGGAAGGTGAGCAGCAACCCAGGGGGGAGAGAACCCATGTGAACACCACCGTGGCCCAGCCCAGTCCTG is a window of Esox lucius isolate fEsoLuc1 chromosome 19, fEsoLuc1.pri, whole genome shotgun sequence DNA encoding:
- the znf276 gene encoding zinc finger protein 276 yields the protein MKKRGRRVRLPDVPAGQRKQTQSVAGVKKPTVRQRRHNNAAKTTPSSVAFDGYFEDVGANDKSAGLQLSTTVSMETEGEEHPDNRSKKSGMHRLSTAFCRLCHGKFSPRRLRHAFDKWPGSSDGLPETETAQSPLLFYTDFQRLVGVPLNRDPRLSQFVCKNCHTKFYKCHTILLTFLQRVNLLPTVNVHTRDRKTTECSRETLDPSFLSPTISSDPKCLHSLVSWAHHHAEDCRSCPDLKEVLEGQEGQRWGSVRAVWGCVDGHRYVMDTQTSPPRANPGHTESDPLLEGEQQPRGERTHVNTTVAQPSPAATPQTQSSIHTDATTSADEFLFGEETPSPASAPLMDRTGDSDLSDRNVSSEDEFEDKRKHGSSDELFEPYPEKKVASPKKRTRRKESKGPEEPQQPKVRKKPGPKPGWKKPIKSEREELPNIYKCPYQGCTAVYRGADGMKKHIKEHHEEVRERPCPHPGCNKVFMIDRYLQRHVKLIHTEVRNYICDQCGQTFKQRKHLSVHQMRHSGAKPLQCEVCGFQCRQRASLKYHMTKHKAEADLEFACGLCGKRFEKAHNLNVHMSMVHPLTQAASGENADSPPNPANSNMQSVTDIGEMNPYTS